The Candidatus Krumholzibacteriia bacterium sequence CGCAGAATCTGATGCTGCCGGTGTGGATCTGCCTCATGATTCCCATGTTCCTCATGTTCTTCGTCGGCCAGCACCCGGACCTGTGGTGGGTCCGCGTCCTCACCTACGTCCCCTTCTTCACCCCCTTCCTGATGGTGAACCGGCTGGCGAGCGCCGTGCCCCCGGGCCCGGTGGAGATCGCCGCGAGCCTCGTCCTCATGGTCTTCTCTTGCTGGGGAGCCACCTATCTCGCGTCGCGCGTTTTTCGTGTCGGCATCTTGCTCTATGGCAAGCCGGCGAATCCGCGGGAGCTCTGGCGCTGGATGCGGGCGGGCTAGGGTCGCGTCGTGCTACAGGACCGGCGCGGGCTGGACGTGCCGGACGGACGCTAGCCTGACGGGCTCGCTTTCGCCTCAATGGCGCGGCGGAGCTGCACCAGCTGTCCCAGGTGGTAGCTGTTGTGGTCCGCGAGTAGCAGCGTTTCGCGCAACAGGCTCACACCTTCGGTGTGGGGGATGGAAGCGCAGGGATCCGGTGCTTCGCGGACCATGGCGATTATCGCCTCCAGGTCCTTCATGAAAGCGTTCACGCTCCGCTTCCAATCCTGCTCCGAATCCGGGGTCGCCGCCTTGGGCCAGTAGCCGGCGGGAAACGCCGGCGACTCGTGTGAAGGATTGCGGCTCCATTCCAGGATGTCCCACTGGGCGATGCGCAGGTGTTCGAGGAGCTGCCAGGGAGTGTGCGGCAGATCCGGGATGCGTTCCCCCGCCCAGCGCGACGGGAAGGTGCGCAGCACGTCTTCGTAGGTGGCGTGGGCGCCGTCGCCGCGCAGCATGCGCTCCACCTGGGTGCGGAGCTCGTCCACCATGCCCCTCCCGTTGGGTCGCTGCGACCAGTGGGACTGGCCGTCGTGCCCTAGCCCAGCAAGCCGCGCACGCGCGCGTCGAGCTGCTCCTGATCGGCGGCGAAGGAGTGCAAGCCGCTGATGTTGAGCAGCCCATCGAGGGACGTCGTCCCGGCCCGCAGGCGTTCCCGCCAGCGCTCCAGCTTCGGGATCTTGCCGTCCTTGCGGATCGTCTCGATCTCCGTCGCCGTGTAGTCGGGGAAGATATCGTGGACGCCGTGCCGGCGGAGCGTCGCCACCAGGTCGGACGGGCGCATCGAATCGAGATCGGCGCGCGTGAGCGCGTCCGCCGCCGCCACCAGCTCCGGTGTGATCGCCCACAAGGTCTCGAAGCGCAGCTCCCGGAGCGCCGTCGCCTCCACCTCGGGACGGATGTCCGCGGCCGCCGGTCCTGCAGACGTGGGTGGCGCTGTCGCGGCATCGCGGTAGCCCTTGGCGACGGCGAGCGGAATGGTGAGGACATCGGTGCCCGCCAGCGTCCACACCTGTTCGCTGCCGCGCAAGCTCGCGGCGATCTGCCGAGTCGCCGCCCGCTTCTCGCGCCGCAGCGTCCGGATCGCCTCCTGGCTGGCGGCGGTGGCCTTCTCTCCCACACCGGTGCCGCTGCCGAGGCCTGCGTCGCTGACGAAGGCATTGAGGCGCCCGAGGAAGACGTTGACGAAGCTCGGGTCGCCGAGGCGCGCGGCGAGAACGTTGTGCCGCGCCGAAAACCCGAGGGTGAAGTTGACCGGTACGCCGGCGCGGCGTAGCTTGCGCATGCCGAGCAAGCCTGCCGGCGTCAGCGGCAGCTTGACGATGAAGCGCTCCGGGCAGATGGCGTGGAAGCGCTTGCCGTAGAGCACGGCCAGCTCCACGTCGTCGGCGAGATCGGTGTGCTCCTCCACGCTCACCCAGGAATCAAAGCGCTCCACCAGACGGAGCCCGTGATAGGCGTTGAGCACGAAGGCGATCTCGAGCACGAGCAGCGATTCGGGGATCTCCGGCTCGAGCTCGCGCAGGCGCTTCGCCGTCTTCCGCACCAGGTCGTCGTACTGGCCGCGCTGCACCTCGGCGTTGAGGAGAGTGTTGTTCGTCGTGAGACCGCGGAACTCCGCGCTCCACAGTCCGGAAATCCCTTGGATGTCGCCGGTGTCGAGCCAGAGCTCGCTGCCGGTTTTCTGGAGCGCCAGCCAGCGGGGCGCGCTCTCGAAATGTTTCTGTTCGAAGGCGGGCTGGAATCCCTGCCGCACCCACTCTTTCATCCCGGCTTCCAGCTTGCGCGCGATCTGAGTGCTTTCGGACGAATGGATCATCGCGGCATCCTTCTTTCGCCTACCGAAACACCGCCAGAATCTGCAGTGGACCGTGCAGCGGTCCGGCTGCGCCGCACCGTCACAGTATACGCGCTGCGCTCCCCTCCCGCCCTCACTCCGTTCCTGGCGCGGCGGGCCCGATGCGGTAAGCGCAGCGCCGCGCCCCGGCGAGGAGGTGCTCCGTCCGCTCCACCACCACGTCCTTGCCGAGAACACTCTGGAAGAGGTCGAGCTCGCCGGCGCAGAGGCCTTGGCACACTTGCGCCGCGGCGCAGATCGGACAGTGGTTTTCTACCAGGAGATAGCTGCCGTCTCGCTGGCGGCGCCAGTCCGCCATGTAACCCTCGGAGCGGCGCAGGCGTGCAAGAGCCGCGACACGGCGCGCCAGGGGCGACGAGGGCGCGGGTAAACGCTGGCTGTAGTCGCGGCGCTGCTGCCGTGTGCGCGCCGACACCAGGCGTTCGAGACCGCGGGCACCAAAGGCGCGGCGGAGACTCCCGAGCAGCTCCACGGTGAGCTCGGCGTAGCCCTGGGGAAAGCGGGCCTGGCCAGCAGGTGTGAGGCGCCACCAGCGAGCGGGGCGTCCGACACCCCGGCGGCGCGCCTCGAAGTCGACGAGCCCATCCTCTTGCAAGAGCGCCAGATGCTGCCTCGCCCCCATCGGGGTGCAGCCCAGGCGGGCGGCGATGGCGGCGGTTCGCTCGGGCCCGCGGGTCTTGAGAAGGAAGAGGATGCGGCCCCGGGTGGCCTCGCCGTCTCGGCCGCTGGCGCTGGCCGGCGCCGACCCACGCCCGGGCCCCCGGTTCTCGTCGCTCTTCTTCCGCATGCGCCGAGGGTAACGCCGGGTCCCTGAATTAAGCAAGTCTCTGCTTGACTTATTTTCGAGTCCGGCCCACCCTTGGAGGTCGCTGGAGGTGCGCATGCTCGAGGTCGCCAGCGCCTGGGAACGGGTGGGTGAGCTCGAGAGCTTCGCCCCCGGCAGTCTCACGACTTGGAAGATGCATCGTACTCAGCTGGTGATCGGGCGCACCGAGGCCGGCGCCGTCTTCGCTCTCGACAACCGCTGCCCGCACGAAGGCTATCCTCTCGCCCAAGGCAATCTCAACGACTGCACCCTCACCTGCAACTGGCACAACTGGAAGTTCGACGTGCGCGACGGCACTTGCCTCCTGGGAGGCGAAGGCGCCCGCTCCTATCCCGTGCGCATCGTGGACGGTGTCGTCGAAGTGAACTTGGCGGAACCTCCACCGGAAGCGACTTGGCCGCGTTTGCGCGCCGGTCTCGACGACGCGTTCCACCAGGGCGATACTGGCCAGGCCTTGCGTGAGGCGGCGCGCTTGCTGCACTCGGGCTACGCGCCGCTGCGGCTCCTGGCCGACGTGGGCCGTTACGATGCGCTCCACGCCGAGTACGGGAGCAGTCATGTGCTGGCGGTGGCAGCCGACAGCGCCGGTCTGCTCGGCCGCCAGCGCGGCGTCGCGGCCCTCGCCATCGTGGCGCCCGTTCTCGAGCTCTGCATCGACACCGACGCGCGCTTGCCCGTGCGCTCACTCCCCACTCCGCTTCCGGGCGCGACGGGGGCGGAGTTCCGCGCTGCTGTCGAGGCCGAAGACAACGAGCGCGCCGAGGGACTGCTGCGCGGCGCCTTCGCGGCCGGGATCCCTCGCGCCGAGATCGAGAGCTGGCTCTGCCGCGCTGTCGCCGACCACTTCCTCGACTTCGGCCACGCCTTGATCTACCTGGTCAAGGCGGTGACCTTCCTCGATCGCGTCGACGCGGACTACGCCTGCGACATCGAGGCGGGTCTCGTCTACAGCATCGTGCTCGGCACGCGGGAGGATCGGCTGCCGTACCTGCGGAGCAGCTTCGCCCGCGTTGCGACGTTCGCCCCCGAGTTTCCTGCCGTCTTCGCCGCGGCGCGCCCCGGCACCGACTGGGATGCCTCCGCTCTCCGCGACGCCGTCCTCGACGGCAGCAGCGCCGCAGCCGTGGACGGCGTCTGGGAGGCGCTGCGCCGCGGTGTGACGCCGGAAGAGGTGGCGCAGGCTCTCGTCGCCGCCGCCGCCCATCGATTGCTGCGTTTCGATACGCGCTGGGAGTCCGATCCAGAGGTGGCGGAGAACTGGCTCTGGGCCACGCACCGCCTCACCTTCGCGAGCGCCGTGCGCCACGCAGTGCTCCGCTTCCGCGAACCGGCGGCGCTCCACTTCCTCTTCCAAGCCGCGGCCTTCATCCAAACGGGCCGGCCCATGGACATGCCCGCCGCAGCCAGGCCGCCGCTGGAGGCCGCCGCCACCGCCTCCATTCCGACCCTGGTGGACTCGATCCGCTCGCGCCGCAGCGAGGAGGCCGTCGCTTGCGCCGCGCGACTCTTGCAAGACGAGAGCAACGTCGACCTCGTGTACCGCGCCCTCGAGGATCACTGCAGCGACTGCTTCGTCCGCCCCATCTTCGTTGCCCACGCGCTCAAGACCACGCTCGCCGCCATCGAGGAGCACCAGAGCCTCACCGGGCATCCGGACCGGGCGGTGCCGCTCCTCGCTGCGGTCCGCTTCCTGGCCTCGCCTGTTCGCGAGCGGGATCTGCACGCGCAGGTGCACCGCTCGCTCCGTTGGGTCGTGGCGGGCCGCGTGCCCCGCAAGCTCACCCAGTGAGGACGCCATGGCGAACCCGAAGCGTAGGCGGCTCGAAAACGTCCCGGGTGATTTCTACGTGGACGAGACCTGCATCGACTGCGACCAATGCCGGGCCATCGCCCCTGAGACCTTCCATGACGCCGGCGACAAGGCAGCGGTGTACCGGCAGCCGCAGGACGCAACGGCACGTATCACCGCCCTCAAGGCCCTCGTCACCTGCCCCACCGGTTCCATCGGCACGCTGGAGCACCATGACATGGCCGAGGCGGTGGCAGCGTACCCCGAGCGCATCGAAGACGAGGTGCACTTCTGCGGCTTCGCCGCCGAAAGCTCTTTCGGCGCCTCCAGCTATCTGATCCTGCGACCCGAAGGCAACGTGCTGG is a genomic window containing:
- a CDS encoding ABC transporter permease, translated to QNLMLPVWICLMIPMFLMFFVGQHPDLWWVRVLTYVPFFTPFLMVNRLASAVPPGPVEIAASLVLMVFSCWGATYLASRVFRVGILLYGKPANPRELWRWMRAG
- a CDS encoding DinB family protein — translated: MVDELRTQVERMLRGDGAHATYEDVLRTFPSRWAGERIPDLPHTPWQLLEHLRIAQWDILEWSRNPSHESPAFPAGYWPKAATPDSEQDWKRSVNAFMKDLEAIIAMVREAPDPCASIPHTEGVSLLRETLLLADHNSYHLGQLVQLRRAIEAKASPSG
- a CDS encoding transaldolase family protein produces the protein MIHSSESTQIARKLEAGMKEWVRQGFQPAFEQKHFESAPRWLALQKTGSELWLDTGDIQGISGLWSAEFRGLTTNNTLLNAEVQRGQYDDLVRKTAKRLRELEPEIPESLLVLEIAFVLNAYHGLRLVERFDSWVSVEEHTDLADDVELAVLYGKRFHAICPERFIVKLPLTPAGLLGMRKLRRAGVPVNFTLGFSARHNVLAARLGDPSFVNVFLGRLNAFVSDAGLGSGTGVGEKATAASQEAIRTLRREKRAATRQIAASLRGSEQVWTLAGTDVLTIPLAVAKGYRDAATAPPTSAGPAAADIRPEVEATALRELRFETLWAITPELVAAADALTRADLDSMRPSDLVATLRRHGVHDIFPDYTATEIETIRKDGKIPKLERWRERLRAGTTSLDGLLNISGLHSFAADQEQLDARVRGLLG
- a CDS encoding metalloregulator ArsR/SmtB family transcription factor; this encodes MRKKSDENRGPGRGSAPASASGRDGEATRGRILFLLKTRGPERTAAIAARLGCTPMGARQHLALLQEDGLVDFEARRRGVGRPARWWRLTPAGQARFPQGYAELTVELLGSLRRAFGARGLERLVSARTRQQRRDYSQRLPAPSSPLARRVAALARLRRSEGYMADWRRQRDGSYLLVENHCPICAAAQVCQGLCAGELDLFQSVLGKDVVVERTEHLLAGARRCAYRIGPAAPGTE
- a CDS encoding Rieske 2Fe-2S domain-containing protein, which translates into the protein MLEVASAWERVGELESFAPGSLTTWKMHRTQLVIGRTEAGAVFALDNRCPHEGYPLAQGNLNDCTLTCNWHNWKFDVRDGTCLLGGEGARSYPVRIVDGVVEVNLAEPPPEATWPRLRAGLDDAFHQGDTGQALREAARLLHSGYAPLRLLADVGRYDALHAEYGSSHVLAVAADSAGLLGRQRGVAALAIVAPVLELCIDTDARLPVRSLPTPLPGATGAEFRAAVEAEDNERAEGLLRGAFAAGIPRAEIESWLCRAVADHFLDFGHALIYLVKAVTFLDRVDADYACDIEAGLVYSIVLGTREDRLPYLRSSFARVATFAPEFPAVFAAARPGTDWDASALRDAVLDGSSAAAVDGVWEALRRGVTPEEVAQALVAAAAHRLLRFDTRWESDPEVAENWLWATHRLTFASAVRHAVLRFREPAALHFLFQAAAFIQTGRPMDMPAAARPPLEAAATASIPTLVDSIRSRRSEEAVACAARLLQDESNVDLVYRALEDHCSDCFVRPIFVAHALKTTLAAIEEHQSLTGHPDRAVPLLAAVRFLASPVRERDLHAQVHRSLRWVVAGRVPRKLTQ